Proteins encoded together in one Desulfovibrio aminophilus window:
- the hpt gene encoding hypoxanthine phosphoribosyltransferase, whose translation MAHRLNVLVPAEKIAARVAELGREVSEAYRNKPLVCVCVLKGAFLFFADLLRHVDVGPEIDFVRLASYGAGTASSGTITFSKDLEVNIEGKHVLIVEDIVDSGRSAEFLVHVFSKRNPRSLKICALVDKKERRETDVPVAFTGFNLTGKGFLVGFGMDYAERYRELDAIYELIREG comes from the coding sequence GTGGCCCACCGTCTGAACGTCCTGGTCCCGGCGGAGAAGATCGCCGCCCGCGTGGCCGAGCTGGGCCGGGAGGTTTCCGAAGCCTACCGCAACAAGCCGCTGGTCTGCGTCTGCGTGCTCAAGGGCGCGTTCCTGTTCTTCGCCGACCTCCTGCGCCATGTGGACGTGGGTCCGGAGATCGACTTCGTGCGCCTGGCCAGCTACGGCGCGGGCACGGCCTCCAGCGGGACGATCACCTTCAGCAAGGATCTGGAGGTGAACATCGAGGGCAAGCACGTGCTCATCGTGGAGGACATCGTGGACTCCGGACGCTCGGCGGAGTTCCTGGTGCACGTCTTCTCCAAGCGCAATCCGAGAAGTTTGAAAATTTGCGCGCTCGTTGATAAAAAGGAGCGCAGGGAAACGGACGTGCCGGTCGCCTTCACCGGCTTCAACCTGACCGGCAAGGGTTTCCTGGTCGGCTTCGGCATGGACTACGCGGAACGCTACCGCGAGCTGGACGCCATTTATGAACTCATCCGCGAGGGATGA
- a CDS encoding DUF3426 domain-containing protein: protein MIITCPNCNTKYNLPDAKIPAGGAKVKCSKCAHVFQAKPPRLEPEDQAADLLERPEAQAPAGSSQAFEDAFDEAVSDARKPAPKAAPKPAPKPAPAPEPEPEPEEDEAAEETPYEEEAPAEEEAPAEEEAVEEEEAEDEGPHLDDGMSLDEGPAAKPAKRKKPLVLALLLAVLALVLVYVAYVLQPVLPFKLPALPFNLPGVKAPAAEQDSDPASRVRKIALRNMRQYVVVNEKTGPVFVIEGKAVNTFDSPKEHIRVEATLYDAAGNVLGGKQMLCGNTLSQLQLQVQTEEEINTGLTSEVGVLSNNTFLKPGMDTPFMIVFFNPPKNIKEFGVKVIDARDPAQ, encoded by the coding sequence ATGATCATCACCTGCCCCAACTGCAACACGAAGTACAACCTCCCGGACGCCAAGATCCCGGCCGGCGGGGCCAAGGTGAAGTGCTCCAAGTGCGCCCACGTCTTCCAGGCCAAGCCGCCCAGGCTTGAGCCCGAGGACCAGGCCGCGGATCTGCTGGAGCGCCCCGAGGCCCAGGCCCCGGCCGGTTCCTCCCAGGCCTTCGAGGACGCCTTCGACGAGGCCGTGAGCGACGCCCGCAAGCCCGCTCCCAAGGCGGCCCCCAAACCCGCGCCCAAGCCCGCTCCCGCGCCGGAACCCGAGCCGGAGCCCGAGGAGGACGAGGCCGCCGAGGAAACTCCCTACGAGGAGGAGGCCCCGGCCGAGGAGGAAGCTCCAGCCGAGGAGGAGGCCGTTGAAGAGGAAGAGGCCGAGGACGAAGGCCCCCACCTCGACGACGGCATGAGCCTGGACGAGGGTCCGGCTGCCAAGCCCGCCAAGCGCAAGAAGCCCCTGGTCCTGGCCCTGCTCCTCGCCGTGCTGGCCCTGGTGCTCGTCTACGTGGCCTACGTGCTCCAGCCCGTGCTGCCCTTCAAGCTGCCCGCCCTGCCCTTCAACCTCCCCGGAGTGAAGGCCCCGGCCGCGGAGCAGGATTCCGACCCGGCCTCCCGGGTCAGGAAGATCGCCCTGCGCAACATGCGCCAATACGTGGTGGTCAACGAGAAGACCGGGCCCGTGTTCGTCATTGAGGGCAAGGCCGTGAACACCTTCGACTCCCCCAAGGAGCACATCCGCGTGGAGGCCACCCTCTACGACGCGGCGGGCAACGTCCTGGGCGGCAAGCAGATGCTCTGCGGCAACACGCTCTCGCAGCTCCAGCTCCAGGTCCAGACCGAGGAGGAGATCAACACCGGCCTGACCTCCGAGGTGGGCGTGCTCTCCAACAACACATTCCTCAAGCCGGGCATGGACACGCCGTTCATGATCGTGTTCTTCAACCCGCCCAAGAACATCAAGGAATTCGGGGTCAAGGTCATCGACGCCCGCGACCCGGCCCAATAG
- a CDS encoding thioredoxin family protein, which produces MVTMLDVGATECIPCKMMAPIIEELKAEYEGRAAVLFIDVWKHPEQGARFGIQGIPTQIFYDAGGREVGRHVGFLDKESIRDTFAKLGVR; this is translated from the coding sequence ATGGTGACCATGCTGGACGTCGGGGCCACGGAATGCATCCCCTGCAAGATGATGGCTCCGATCATCGAGGAGTTGAAGGCGGAATATGAGGGCCGCGCCGCCGTGCTGTTCATCGACGTCTGGAAGCATCCCGAACAGGGAGCGCGCTTCGGCATCCAGGGCATTCCCACCCAGATATTCTACGATGCCGGGGGGCGGGAGGTGGGCCGCCACGTCGGCTTCCTGGACAAGGAGAGCATCCGGGACACGTTCGCCAAGCTCGGCGTGCGCTGA
- a CDS encoding cytochrome c biogenesis CcdA family protein, which translates to MSGGLLWAALGCFLWGVASVLFSPCHLASIPLIVGYVGGQDRLLEGRQAAQYAVLFTCGLFVTIAAVGAICALLGRMLGDVGPWWTAFVGGILIWVALDMLGVVRWGIGGGLMGRFRLRGRFGAFALGLVYGVLSGSCTFGFIAPILAVITVQRRVVDGVLLILLFGLGHCLPIALAGSSAARTRRILESASMREGGRWFRRAAGALVAGMGVYFVIRPFLQA; encoded by the coding sequence ATGAGCGGCGGCCTGCTGTGGGCCGCCCTGGGCTGTTTTCTCTGGGGCGTGGCGAGCGTCCTGTTCAGTCCCTGCCACCTGGCCTCCATTCCGCTCATCGTGGGCTACGTGGGAGGACAGGACCGGCTCCTAGAAGGCCGCCAGGCCGCGCAGTATGCCGTCCTGTTCACCTGCGGCCTGTTTGTGACCATCGCGGCCGTGGGAGCCATTTGCGCCCTGCTGGGGCGGATGCTCGGGGACGTGGGGCCGTGGTGGACCGCCTTTGTGGGCGGCATCCTCATCTGGGTGGCCCTGGACATGCTCGGAGTCGTCAGATGGGGGATCGGCGGCGGTCTCATGGGCCGCTTTCGGCTGCGCGGACGTTTCGGGGCTTTCGCCCTGGGCCTGGTCTACGGCGTGCTTTCCGGTTCCTGCACCTTCGGCTTCATCGCTCCCATCCTGGCCGTGATCACGGTGCAGCGGCGCGTTGTGGACGGCGTCCTGCTCATCCTGCTCTTCGGCCTCGGGCACTGCCTGCCCATCGCCCTTGCCGGGAGTTCCGCGGCCAGGACGCGCAGGATCCTGGAGAGCGCGTCCATGCGGGAGGGCGGCCGTTGGTTCCGGCGCGCGGCCGGAGCCCTGGTGGCGGGCATGGGGGTCTATTTCGTGATCCGGCCGTTTCTTCAGGCATAG
- a CDS encoding thioredoxin family protein, with amino-acid sequence MEIKVLGPGCPKCKEAEKVVREAVAAAGIDADVEKITDFQQMMRYGVMSTPAVVVDGVVKVAGRAPSRDEVLAWIGR; translated from the coding sequence ATGGAGATCAAGGTGCTGGGGCCGGGTTGCCCCAAATGCAAGGAGGCGGAAAAGGTGGTGCGCGAGGCTGTGGCCGCCGCCGGGATCGACGCCGACGTGGAGAAGATCACGGACTTCCAGCAGATGATGCGCTACGGCGTCATGAGCACCCCGGCCGTGGTCGTGGACGGCGTGGTCAAGGTGGCGGGTCGGGCGCCCTCCCGCGACGAGGTGCTGGCCTGGATCGGAAGGTGA
- a CDS encoding tetratricopeptide repeat protein, with protein sequence MKQPTQTKQAKRFGWPELLLTALAALLVGFYAGTVFVDAYRSGQAGGAPTAQTQVPAAQAPDESHQAERARIEILERQVQAKPGDLAAWVELGNLAFDTHQPDKAVPAYEAALKLDPRNPNVWTDLGVMYRDLGRFRDAVAAFDKAVALDPGHDTARFNKGVVLLHDLKDRAGAIEAWEGLLRVNPLAQTPDGRPLADVLDEVRKVR encoded by the coding sequence ATGAAACAACCGACGCAGACGAAACAGGCCAAGCGGTTCGGGTGGCCGGAACTGCTGCTTACCGCCCTGGCCGCCCTGCTGGTGGGCTTCTACGCCGGAACGGTGTTCGTGGACGCCTACCGCTCGGGCCAGGCCGGAGGCGCGCCCACGGCCCAGACCCAGGTTCCGGCGGCCCAGGCTCCGGACGAAAGCCATCAGGCCGAGCGGGCCCGCATCGAGATCCTGGAACGACAGGTCCAGGCCAAGCCGGGCGACCTGGCGGCCTGGGTCGAGCTGGGCAACCTGGCCTTCGACACCCATCAGCCGGACAAGGCCGTGCCCGCCTACGAGGCCGCCCTGAAACTGGACCCCAGGAATCCGAACGTCTGGACCGACCTGGGCGTCATGTACCGCGACCTGGGACGGTTCCGGGACGCGGTGGCGGCCTTCGACAAGGCCGTGGCCCTGGACCCGGGGCACGACACCGCCCGCTTCAACAAGGGCGTGGTGCTCCTGCACGACCTCAAGGACCGCGCCGGAGCCATCGAGGCCTGGGAGGGGCTGCTGCGGGTGAATCCCCTGGCCCAGACCCCGGACGGACGCCCGCTGGCCGACGTGCTCGACGAGGTCCGCAAGGTCCGCTGA
- a CDS encoding permease → MKELPMSGACRAGSRMTTKPARKGLSPAEWLLGLAALALWFLVYRNLRDAASWLTSRIPGLEPGTRLFSAVEFFLYDTPKVLLLLTLVVFGVGVVRSFFTPERTRALLAGRRESVGNVLAACLGIVTPFCSCSAVPLFIGFVTAGVPLGVTFSFLVSAPMVNEIAVVLLYGLLGWKVAALYMVTGLGVAVLSGWVIGRLGMERHVEDWVRSIRAGEGPAEEEKTLRQRVVYGLRAVRDILGRVWIYVVAGIAVGAGIHGYVPEGVMAGIMGRDAWWSVPAAVLVGVPMYSNAAGIVPVVEALLGKGAALGTVLAFMMSVIALSLPEAVILRKVLKPRLIAVFLGVVAAGILLVGELFNLVL, encoded by the coding sequence ATGAAGGAACTGCCCATGAGCGGGGCCTGCCGCGCGGGCTCCAGGATGACGACGAAGCCGGCCCGCAAGGGCCTGAGCCCGGCCGAATGGCTCCTGGGCCTGGCGGCCCTGGCGCTCTGGTTTCTGGTCTACCGCAACCTGCGGGACGCGGCCTCCTGGCTCACGTCCCGGATTCCCGGCCTGGAGCCGGGCACGCGCCTGTTCTCGGCCGTGGAATTCTTCCTCTACGACACGCCCAAGGTGCTCCTGCTGTTGACCCTGGTGGTTTTCGGCGTGGGCGTCGTGCGCTCCTTCTTCACCCCGGAGCGGACCCGCGCGCTCCTGGCCGGGCGGCGGGAATCCGTGGGCAACGTCCTGGCCGCCTGCCTGGGCATCGTCACGCCCTTCTGCTCCTGCTCGGCCGTGCCCCTGTTCATCGGCTTCGTCACCGCCGGGGTGCCCCTGGGCGTGACCTTCTCCTTTCTCGTCTCCGCGCCCATGGTCAACGAGATCGCGGTGGTCCTGCTCTACGGCCTGCTGGGCTGGAAGGTGGCCGCCCTTTACATGGTGACGGGCCTGGGCGTGGCGGTCCTCTCGGGCTGGGTCATCGGCAGGCTCGGGATGGAGCGCCACGTGGAGGACTGGGTGCGGAGCATCCGCGCGGGCGAGGGCCCGGCCGAGGAGGAGAAGACCCTCCGGCAGCGGGTGGTCTACGGGCTCCGGGCCGTGCGCGACATCCTGGGCCGGGTCTGGATTTACGTGGTGGCGGGCATCGCCGTGGGCGCGGGCATCCACGGCTACGTGCCCGAGGGGGTCATGGCCGGAATCATGGGCAGGGACGCCTGGTGGAGCGTCCCGGCGGCCGTGCTCGTCGGCGTGCCCATGTACTCCAACGCGGCGGGCATCGTGCCCGTGGTGGAGGCCCTGCTGGGCAAGGGCGCGGCCCTGGGCACGGTGCTGGCCTTCATGATGTCCGTGATCGCCCTGTCCCTGCCGGAGGCGGTCATCCTGCGCAAGGTGCTCAAGCCCCGGCTCATCGCCGTGTTTTTGGGCGTGGTGGCGGCGGGCATCCTGCTGGTGGGCGAGCTCTTCAACCTCGTGCTCTGA
- a CDS encoding helix-turn-helix transcriptional regulator, translating into MPDDLQRYEARAAVFKALGHPARLLMVDALAKGERCVCDLTALVGADVSTVSKHLAVLREAGVVESRKEGVSVFYRLALACVPGFIACVDAHLRQGALERVSMLA; encoded by the coding sequence ATGCCCGACGATCTGCAACGCTACGAGGCCCGCGCGGCCGTGTTCAAGGCCCTGGGCCACCCGGCCCGGCTGCTCATGGTGGACGCCCTGGCCAAGGGTGAGCGCTGCGTCTGCGACCTGACCGCCCTGGTGGGCGCGGACGTGTCCACGGTGTCCAAGCATCTGGCCGTGCTGCGCGAGGCCGGGGTGGTGGAGTCGCGCAAGGAGGGCGTAAGCGTGTTCTACCGCCTGGCCCTGGCCTGCGTGCCGGGATTCATCGCCTGCGTGGACGCCCACCTGCGCCAGGGCGCGCTGGAGCGCGTCAGCATGCTGGCTTGA
- the radA gene encoding DNA repair protein RadA, which yields MKTKEIFRCSACGGQSPRWQGQCPSCGEWNTLAAVEVARKTGRAAGRSASTPLPLEEVDAIDLRARGTGFAALDAVLGKGLVPGGAVLLGGEPGIGKSTLLLQLAGRQAALGRKAVYLSGEESLPQLKARAERLGLLGPGLLALSSTRTEDALAVLADPEPPDLLIVDSVQTLASPQADGIPGSVSQVRAVSGELVDAVKKTGATLVLVGHVTKDGQIAGPKLLEHMVDTVLYLEGDRQLAARLLRVLKNRFGPSDELVVFTMREQGLEIVDDPSTFFLSARDASLPGTAVALAVDGQRPFAVELQALASKTYLAIPRRVALGFDTNRLNLLLAVVERRLRLNLAQSDIYAKTGAGLALRDPGMDLALVAAVLSSFYDRPLPEAAVFWGEVDLNGQVRPAPGHEVRLRQARRLGYEPVHPGICKTLADVQRKLFGRGE from the coding sequence ATGAAGACCAAGGAAATCTTCCGCTGTTCGGCCTGCGGCGGCCAGTCCCCGCGCTGGCAGGGCCAGTGCCCCTCCTGCGGGGAATGGAACACCCTGGCCGCCGTGGAGGTGGCCAGGAAGACCGGCCGCGCCGCCGGGCGTTCCGCCTCCACGCCCCTGCCCCTGGAGGAGGTGGACGCCATCGACCTCAGGGCGCGGGGCACGGGCTTCGCGGCCCTGGACGCCGTGCTCGGCAAGGGTCTCGTGCCCGGCGGGGCCGTGCTCCTGGGCGGCGAGCCGGGCATCGGCAAGTCCACCCTGCTCCTCCAGCTGGCCGGACGCCAGGCCGCCCTGGGCCGCAAGGCCGTCTACCTCTCCGGCGAGGAGAGCCTGCCCCAGCTCAAGGCCCGCGCCGAGCGCCTGGGCCTGCTCGGCCCCGGCCTCCTGGCCCTCTCCTCCACCCGCACCGAGGACGCCCTGGCCGTGCTGGCCGATCCCGAGCCCCCGGACCTGCTCATCGTGGACTCGGTGCAGACCCTGGCCTCGCCCCAGGCCGACGGCATCCCCGGCAGCGTCTCCCAGGTCCGCGCCGTGTCCGGCGAACTGGTGGACGCCGTGAAGAAGACCGGCGCGACCCTCGTGCTCGTGGGCCACGTGACCAAGGACGGCCAGATCGCCGGGCCCAAGCTCCTGGAGCACATGGTCGACACCGTGCTCTACCTGGAGGGCGACCGCCAGCTGGCCGCCCGGCTCCTGCGCGTGCTCAAGAACCGCTTCGGCCCCAGCGACGAGCTGGTGGTCTTCACCATGCGCGAGCAGGGCCTGGAGATCGTGGACGATCCCTCGACCTTCTTCCTCTCGGCCCGCGACGCCTCCCTGCCCGGCACGGCCGTCGCCCTGGCCGTGGACGGCCAGCGGCCCTTCGCCGTGGAGCTCCAGGCCCTGGCGTCGAAGACCTACCTGGCCATTCCCCGGCGGGTGGCCCTGGGCTTCGACACGAACCGCCTGAACCTGCTCCTGGCCGTGGTCGAGCGGCGGCTGCGCCTCAACCTGGCCCAGTCCGACATCTATGCCAAGACCGGCGCGGGCCTGGCCCTGCGCGACCCGGGCATGGACCTGGCCCTGGTGGCGGCGGTCCTCTCCTCGTTCTACGACCGGCCCCTGCCCGAGGCGGCCGTGTTCTGGGGCGAGGTGGACCTCAACGGACAGGTGCGCCCCGCCCCGGGCCACGAGGTCCGGCTGCGCCAGGCCCGGCGCCTGGGCTACGAGCCCGTGCACCCTGGAATCTGCAAGACCCTCGCGGACGTGCAGCGGAAGCTGTTCGGAAGAGGGGAGTAG
- the rsmG gene encoding 16S rRNA (guanine(527)-N(7))-methyltransferase RsmG: protein MKREKNVGIETKAVLAEAGKLGLVLDQDQAGKLAVYLELLEKWNRLTNLVGPREWRAMFATLVVDSIHLAGFLEGLALPGAPRCLDLGAGAGLPGIPLRVLWERGEYHLVEVREKRITFLRLALGTLKLPGTFVFGGRTEDAARKLGPADLVLSRAFMPWAELLPLTRPMLAPGGRVVVLANEPAPKLPEAWRLEAEREYDVAGKPRYFWSVFPDSSSM, encoded by the coding sequence ATGAAAAGAGAGAAGAACGTGGGAATAGAAACCAAGGCGGTGCTGGCGGAGGCCGGGAAGCTGGGGCTGGTCCTGGACCAGGACCAGGCCGGGAAGCTGGCGGTCTATCTGGAGCTGCTGGAGAAGTGGAACCGGCTCACCAACCTGGTGGGCCCCCGGGAGTGGCGCGCCATGTTCGCCACCCTGGTGGTGGACAGCATCCACCTGGCGGGATTCCTGGAAGGGTTGGCGCTGCCCGGTGCGCCCCGCTGCCTGGACCTGGGCGCGGGCGCGGGCCTGCCCGGAATTCCGCTCAGGGTGTTGTGGGAGAGGGGAGAATATCACCTGGTGGAGGTGCGCGAGAAGCGCATCACCTTCCTGCGCCTCGCCCTGGGCACGCTCAAGCTGCCGGGAACCTTCGTCTTCGGCGGCCGGACCGAGGACGCGGCCAGGAAGCTGGGTCCGGCCGACCTCGTGCTGAGCCGGGCCTTCATGCCCTGGGCCGAACTCCTGCCCCTGACCCGGCCCATGCTCGCCCCGGGCGGCCGGGTGGTCGTCCTGGCCAACGAGCCCGCGCCGAAGCTGCCGGAGGCCTGGCGGCTGGAGGCGGAGCGGGAATACGACGTGGCCGGAAAGCCGCGCTACTTCTGGTCCGTGTTCCCGGACAGCAGCTCCATGTAG
- a CDS encoding 23S rRNA (pseudouridine(1915)-N(3))-methyltransferase RlmH — translation MAVGARFLWVGRLKEPFFRDAAAHYLARLKPLLAWEETVAKDAPGKLPPAEKSAREAKALLDALGPKDFVVCLDERGRELASRELAGKLRQWTEDPNTKPCFVVGGAYGLTDELRARARFLWSLGRMTLPHELARVVLLEQVYRAATIIRGLPYHHD, via the coding sequence GTGGCGGTCGGCGCGCGGTTTCTCTGGGTGGGGCGGCTCAAGGAGCCCTTTTTCCGCGACGCGGCCGCCCACTATCTGGCCCGGCTCAAGCCCCTGCTGGCCTGGGAGGAGACCGTGGCCAAGGACGCCCCGGGCAAGCTGCCCCCGGCGGAGAAGAGCGCCCGCGAGGCCAAGGCCCTGCTGGACGCCTTGGGGCCCAAGGATTTCGTCGTCTGCCTGGATGAGCGCGGGCGCGAGCTGGCCTCGCGCGAACTGGCGGGCAAGCTGCGGCAGTGGACCGAGGACCCGAACACGAAGCCCTGCTTCGTGGTGGGCGGGGCCTACGGCCTGACCGACGAGCTGCGCGCCCGGGCGCGGTTCCTCTGGAGCCTGGGACGCATGACCCTGCCCCACGAGCTGGCCCGGGTGGTGCTCCTGGAGCAGGTCTACCGGGCGGCGACCATCATCAGGGGCCTGCCCTACCATCACGATTAG
- a CDS encoding metallophosphoesterase, protein MYWIAFGDIHEDLSTLSRIPGLAEARGVIVTGDMTNKGGAAEARRVIEAVRAANPNVLAQIGNMDTAAAHDYLVAEGLNIHLETRELAPGLGLMGVGFSNPTPFGTPSEAGEEQLEAWLDQTFERARAFERVVAVVHAPPLNTKADRLGSGVSVGSAAVRRFLDRAQPEVCLTGHIHESRAEDRLGRTLVLNPGMLALGGYVRLDYEDGRLSARLLSVD, encoded by the coding sequence ATGTACTGGATCGCGTTCGGGGACATTCACGAGGACCTGAGCACCCTGTCCCGCATTCCGGGCCTTGCGGAGGCCCGGGGCGTCATCGTCACCGGCGACATGACCAACAAGGGCGGCGCGGCCGAGGCCCGCCGCGTCATCGAGGCCGTCCGGGCCGCGAATCCCAACGTCCTGGCCCAGATCGGCAACATGGACACGGCCGCGGCCCACGACTACCTCGTGGCCGAGGGCCTGAACATCCACCTGGAGACGCGTGAGCTCGCGCCGGGCCTGGGCCTCATGGGCGTGGGCTTCTCCAATCCCACGCCCTTCGGCACGCCCAGCGAGGCCGGCGAGGAGCAGCTGGAGGCTTGGCTGGACCAGACCTTCGAGCGCGCCCGGGCCTTCGAGCGCGTGGTGGCCGTGGTCCACGCCCCTCCCCTGAACACCAAGGCCGACCGCCTGGGCTCGGGCGTGTCCGTGGGCAGCGCGGCGGTGCGCCGCTTCCTGGATCGGGCCCAGCCCGAGGTCTGCCTCACCGGCCACATCCACGAGTCCCGCGCCGAGGACCGCCTGGGCCGGACCCTGGTCCTCAACCCCGGCATGCTGGCCCTCGGCGGCTACGTCCGCCTGGACTACGAGGACGGACGCCTCTCGGCCCGGCTGCTCTCGGTGGACTGA